A genome region from Phocoena sinus isolate mPhoSin1 chromosome 16, mPhoSin1.pri, whole genome shotgun sequence includes the following:
- the LRRC18 gene encoding leucine-rich repeat-containing protein 18 gives MAKGGKRPKGKKITLSVAKNCIKITFDGKKRLDLSKMGITTFPKCILRLNDVDELNLSRNMIRKIPDSISKFQNLRWLDLHSNYIDKLPKSIGQMTSLIYLNVSNNRLTTDGLPVELNQLKNIRTVNFGLNHLDRVPTTLGALKELQEVGLHDNLLSTIPNNISKLPKLKKLNTERNPFPKAEESDTFIDSIKRSDNLYLVEEKDLCGPCLRKCEQAQDKLNKIKSMATVEPRRAIFSSLVSHNSMANESQEDWR, from the coding sequence ATGGCCAAGGGCGGGAAACGCCCCAAGGGTAAAAAGATCACCCTCAGCGTGGCCAAGAATTGTATCAAGATCACATTTGATGGGAAGAAACGCCTTGACTTGAGCAAGATGGGAATTACCACCTTTCCCAAGTGTATTCTGCGACTCAATGATGTAGATGAGCTCAACCTTAGCCGGAATATGATCAGGAAGATTCCTGACTCAATCTCCAAGTTCCAGAACCTGCGGTGGCTGGACTTGCACAGCAACTATATTGACAAGCTCCCTAAGTCCATCGGCCAGATGACCTCTCTGATCTACCTCAATGTCAGCAACAACAGGCTGACCACCGATGGGCTGCCTGTGGAGCTCAATCAGCTCAAGAATATCCGCACTGTGAACTTCGGTCTGAACCACCTGGACCGCGTTCCCACCACGCTAGGCGCTCTGAAGGAGCTCCAGGAGGTGGGGCTCCATGACAACCTGCTGAGCACCATCCCCAACAACATCTCCAAGCTCCCCAAGCTGAAAAAGCTCAACACAGAGCGAAACCCCTTTCCCAAAGCAGAGGAGTCAGATACGTTCATAGATTCCATCAAGAGGTCGGACAACCTATATCTGGTGGAGGAGAAGGATCTATGTGGGCCTTGCCTGAGAAAATGCGAACAGGCCCAGGACAAGCTGAACAAAATCAAAAGCATGGCCACGGTGGAACCGAGAAGGGCCATCTTTTCCAGTTTGGTCTCACACAACTCCATGGCCAATGAATCCCAGGAAGATTGGAGGTGA